The following coding sequences lie in one Calidithermus timidus DSM 17022 genomic window:
- a CDS encoding heme-binding domain-containing protein: MPFVKSFLVVLGFVALLAGVAQMVPYGRDHSNPPVQIEPAWDSPKTREMFMSACGDCHSNQTRWPWYSHIAPISWLVQYDVEKGRAELNVSEWGLGENEGEEVVEAVLEGYMPPKLYTLMHPEARFTPEELQTFLAGLRATFGSEGEGEVHEEEEEHGD, from the coding sequence ATGCCCTTCGTGAAGAGTTTTCTGGTCGTGCTGGGGTTTGTGGCGCTCCTGGCAGGGGTAGCCCAGATGGTGCCCTACGGACGCGACCACAGCAACCCCCCGGTACAGATCGAGCCGGCCTGGGACAGCCCAAAAACCCGCGAGATGTTCATGTCCGCCTGCGGCGACTGCCACAGCAACCAGACCCGCTGGCCCTGGTACAGCCACATCGCTCCCATCTCCTGGCTGGTGCAGTACGATGTGGAAAAAGGTCGCGCCGAGCTCAATGTCTCGGAGTGGGGCCTGGGGGAAAATGAGGGGGAGGAGGTGGTGGAAGCCGTGCTGGAGGGCTACATGCCCCCGAAGCTCTACACCCTTATGCACCCGGAGGCCCGCTTTACCCCCGAAGAGCTGCAAACCTTCCTGGCCGGGTTGAGGGCGACTTTTGGCAGCGAAGGAGAGGGCGAAGTGCATGAGGAGGAGGAAGAACACGGCGACTAA
- a CDS encoding AbrB/MazE/SpoVT family DNA-binding domain-containing protein, which produces MRTKVQQWGNSLALRIPKSFAAELGLKPEARVDLRLEDGKLWLEPVDKPRYRLEDLIEAITEENLHAEQNFGPVVGREVW; this is translated from the coding sequence ATGCGAACTAAAGTGCAGCAGTGGGGAAACAGTTTAGCCCTCCGGATCCCCAAGAGTTTCGCGGCAGAGCTGGGCCTGAAGCCTGAAGCTAGGGTAGATCTTCGCCTTGAGGACGGCAAACTCTGGCTCGAGCCGGTGGACAAGCCGCGCTACCGGCTCGAGGACCTGATCGAAGCGATCACCGAGGAGAACCTTCACGCCGAGCAGAACTTCGGGCCGGTAGTGGGTCGAGAGGTCTGGTAG
- the mazF gene encoding endoribonuclease MazF gives MPERGDLIWLSLDPQAGHEQRGRRPALVLSPAAYNGKTGLALVCPLTSQVKGYPFEVALPEGLSVSGVVLSDQLRSLDWRVRRADFICKAPYRLLEEVVAKIAPLLLGDR, from the coding sequence GTGCCTGAACGTGGTGACCTGATATGGCTGAGCCTGGACCCGCAGGCCGGGCACGAGCAGCGGGGGCGCCGCCCCGCGTTAGTCCTGTCTCCGGCGGCCTATAACGGCAAAACGGGCCTTGCGCTGGTATGCCCGCTGACCAGCCAGGTCAAAGGCTACCCCTTCGAGGTAGCGCTACCGGAGGGCCTTTCGGTAAGTGGGGTGGTGCTGAGCGACCAGCTTCGCAGCCTGGATTGGCGGGTGCGCCGGGCCGACTTTATCTGTAAGGCGCCCTACAGGTTGCTCGAGGAGGTTGTAGCCAAGATCGCGCCGCTCCTCCTGGGAGATCGGTAA
- a CDS encoding response regulator transcription factor: MRILLVEDEPDLGQALAALLRQERYEVSWATCLEEAYRLLAEAEPDLLVLDVMLPDGENAGFELARKLRDSGFLNPILFLTARDSLEDRVEGLDLGGDDYLTKPFDIPEFKARVRALLRRESQVKRGGFERGPLRVDFVNRRVYWEGQEINLSKQEFALLEAFALYPEKVFTLEELLIKFFPEATSGVYAVRMGVARLRNKLGPEVVATVPGGYRLGVS, from the coding sequence ATGCGCATCTTGCTGGTAGAGGACGAACCCGACCTAGGCCAGGCCCTAGCGGCCCTTCTGCGCCAGGAACGCTACGAAGTAAGCTGGGCTACCTGCCTCGAGGAGGCCTACCGCCTTCTGGCCGAGGCCGAGCCCGACCTCTTGGTCTTGGATGTCATGCTGCCCGATGGGGAGAACGCGGGGTTTGAGCTGGCCCGCAAGCTTAGGGATAGCGGCTTCCTGAACCCCATCCTCTTTCTCACCGCGCGCGACAGCCTAGAAGACCGGGTGGAGGGCCTGGATCTGGGTGGGGACGACTACCTGACCAAGCCCTTCGATATCCCTGAGTTCAAGGCCCGGGTGCGGGCCCTGTTGCGGCGCGAAAGCCAGGTCAAGCGAGGCGGGTTTGAACGCGGGCCGCTGCGGGTGGATTTCGTAAACCGGCGGGTCTACTGGGAAGGGCAGGAGATTAACCTGAGCAAGCAGGAATTTGCCCTGCTGGAGGCTTTTGCCCTGTACCCGGAGAAAGTTTTTACCCTAGAGGAGCTTTTAATCAAGTTCTTCCCCGAGGCCACATCGGGGGTTTACGCGGTGCGGATGGGGGTGGCCCGGCTGCGGAACAAGCTTGGGCCAGAGGTGGTGGCAACCGTACCGGGAGGATACCGCCTTGGGGTTTCGTGA
- a CDS encoding LutC/YkgG family protein, which translates to MRERILSRVRRALEHRPSPVLPDPLTLPALSREEAVALFGERLSSNGGEVVRLPDLGGAREWLEGFAQSFSGAAVSRMVPPVLYPDLPPLPPEEAPLGISWALGAVAETGTVLLSSREGRHTGLLPPTHLVFVPEEKVYGRLLEALRALKEDLPSAIGLHSGPSKSADIGQVMVRGVHGPGRLVAALIAELSD; encoded by the coding sequence ATGCGCGAGCGCATCCTCTCCCGTGTTCGCCGGGCCCTCGAGCACCGCCCCAGCCCCGTCCTCCCTGACCCCCTTACCCTGCCCGCTCTCTCCCGCGAGGAAGCCGTCGCCCTCTTCGGCGAGCGGCTCAGCAGCAACGGGGGCGAGGTGGTGCGGCTCCCCGACTTGGGAGGGGCGCGGGAGTGGCTCGAGGGCTTCGCCCAAAGCTTCAGCGGCGCGGCGGTGAGCCGGATGGTGCCCCCCGTGCTCTACCCCGACCTACCCCCCCTACCGCCGGAGGAGGCGCCGCTGGGCATCTCCTGGGCCCTGGGCGCGGTGGCCGAGACGGGAACAGTGCTGCTCTCCAGCCGCGAGGGGCGGCACACTGGGCTGCTCCCCCCCACCCACCTGGTCTTCGTGCCGGAAGAAAAAGTGTACGGAAGGCTGCTCGAGGCCCTTCGGGCGCTCAAGGAGGACCTCCCCTCAGCCATCGGGCTGCACTCGGGTCCCAGCAAGTCGGCAGACATCGGGCAGGTCATGGTGCGGGGGGTTCACGGGCCGGGGCGGCTGGTCGCGGCCCTGATCGCCGAGCTGAGCGACTGA
- a CDS encoding vWA domain-containing protein: protein MRVRYSKYEASLDDLTSSELMDMLEDFLLDSGFSDPYNRYQPDPDRQPTLEDLYDALLQALLEQDRIPEEWMREARFANRKEDTRLYREIQRLIQRLQDEGFIRLGSNDPTEPAQGQGMQGEAQETRLELTNKSVDFLGLRSLRSLMGALGKNNPGAHATRHYSSGVEASGETKPYEFGDQPNLNISETLKRAVMKGMENLEEEDLIIELAEYTAAMNTVVLLDCSHSMILYGEDRFTPAKRVALGLSHLIRTQYPGDQVRFGIFHDSAEEVPLGRLPTVQVGPYHTNTAEGIKLARKLLRKMGGEMRQIIMITDGKPSALTLPSGQIYKNAWGLDPVILAETLKEATLARKEGIPIHTFMLAREPELLAFVKKLTQITRGKAYLTTPANIGRYVLMDFLTRKISRN, encoded by the coding sequence ATGCGCGTTCGCTATAGCAAGTACGAAGCCAGCCTCGACGACCTGACGAGCTCCGAGCTCATGGACATGCTCGAGGACTTCCTCCTCGACTCGGGCTTCTCCGACCCCTACAACCGCTATCAGCCCGACCCCGACCGCCAGCCCACCCTCGAGGACCTCTACGACGCCCTCTTGCAGGCGCTGCTCGAGCAGGATCGCATCCCCGAGGAGTGGATGCGTGAGGCCCGTTTCGCCAACCGCAAGGAGGACACGCGTCTCTACCGCGAGATCCAGAGGCTCATCCAGCGCCTACAGGACGAGGGCTTCATCCGACTCGGCAGCAACGACCCTACCGAGCCCGCTCAGGGACAGGGAATGCAGGGCGAGGCCCAGGAGACCCGCCTCGAGCTCACCAACAAGTCGGTGGACTTCCTGGGCCTGCGCTCGCTGCGCTCGTTGATGGGGGCTCTGGGCAAGAACAACCCCGGCGCCCACGCCACCCGGCACTACTCCTCAGGCGTAGAGGCCAGCGGCGAAACCAAGCCCTACGAGTTCGGCGATCAACCCAATCTCAACATCTCCGAGACCCTCAAGCGCGCGGTCATGAAGGGGATGGAGAACCTCGAGGAAGAAGACCTCATCATCGAGCTCGCCGAGTACACCGCGGCCATGAACACCGTGGTGCTCTTAGATTGCTCGCACTCCATGATCCTCTACGGCGAAGACCGCTTCACCCCGGCCAAGCGCGTGGCCTTGGGGTTGTCGCACCTCATCCGCACCCAATACCCTGGCGATCAGGTGCGCTTTGGCATCTTCCACGACTCCGCTGAAGAGGTTCCGCTGGGCCGGTTGCCCACGGTGCAGGTGGGACCCTACCACACCAACACCGCCGAGGGTATCAAGCTCGCCCGCAAGCTGCTGCGCAAGATGGGCGGGGAGATGCGGCAGATCATCATGATCACCGACGGCAAGCCCTCCGCCCTCACCCTGCCCTCGGGGCAGATCTACAAGAACGCCTGGGGCCTCGATCCCGTGATCCTGGCCGAAACCCTCAAGGAAGCCACGTTGGCACGCAAGGAAGGCATCCCCATCCACACCTTCATGCTCGCCCGTGAGCCCGAGCTGCTGGCTTTCGTCAAGAAGCTCACCCAGATCACCCGCGGCAAGGCCTACCTGACCACCCCGGCCAACATCGGGCGCTACGTGCTCATGGACTTCCTCACCCGCAAGATCAGCCGCAACTGA
- a CDS encoding sigma 54-interacting transcriptional regulator: MKATTLGELKRSYPMEKLRRSVKDEARENLIAKLRSGERLFPGIQGYDDSVIPALVNAVLARHNFILLGLRGQAKSRILRQMTELLDEEIPALPTDLRDNPLKPLSAEAKRLLAEAGDDAPIVWVPRDERYVEKLATPDTTVADLLGDIDPIKAARRGTGLSDLEAVHYGLLPRANRGIFGINEVADLAPKVQVALFNILQEGDVQIRGYPVRLQLDVWIAFTANPQDYTARGKIVTPLKDRIGSEIRTHYPRTLDEGLAITQQEAWTAREEGLYIPSYVAEASEAVAFMAREDKRVDKTSGVSQRLSISLLELVASNAERRALQYGERTVARPIDLYFALPAITGKIELEYEGELQGAERVARDLLLKAFATAYGERSKGLKTDEIVDYFTQGNLLTLPEDARGALREMEQVPGLLEAARRLESHNTPEALVAAGEFILEGLAGRRKIARGEESYSAPIERERERWGSGN, encoded by the coding sequence ATGAAGGCCACAACCCTAGGTGAGTTGAAGCGCTCCTACCCCATGGAGAAGCTCCGGCGCAGCGTCAAAGACGAAGCCCGTGAGAACCTCATCGCCAAGCTACGCTCAGGCGAGCGGCTGTTCCCCGGCATCCAGGGCTACGACGACTCGGTGATCCCCGCGCTCGTCAACGCGGTGCTGGCCCGCCACAACTTCATCTTGCTGGGGCTGCGGGGGCAGGCCAAAAGCCGCATCCTGCGCCAGATGACCGAACTCCTCGACGAGGAGATTCCCGCCCTGCCCACCGATCTGCGCGACAATCCCCTCAAACCCCTTTCCGCCGAGGCCAAGCGCCTGCTCGCCGAAGCCGGGGACGACGCCCCCATCGTCTGGGTTCCGCGCGACGAGCGCTACGTGGAGAAGCTGGCTACCCCCGACACCACCGTAGCCGACCTACTGGGCGACATCGACCCCATCAAAGCTGCGCGGCGCGGCACAGGGCTCTCCGATCTCGAGGCCGTGCACTACGGTTTGTTGCCCCGCGCCAACCGGGGTATCTTCGGCATCAACGAGGTCGCCGACCTCGCCCCCAAGGTGCAGGTGGCGTTGTTCAACATCCTGCAAGAGGGAGACGTGCAAATTCGGGGATACCCGGTGCGGCTGCAGCTCGACGTGTGGATCGCCTTCACCGCCAACCCCCAGGACTACACCGCCCGCGGCAAGATCGTCACCCCCCTCAAAGACCGCATCGGCTCGGAGATCCGCACCCACTACCCCAGGACCCTCGACGAGGGCTTGGCCATCACCCAGCAGGAAGCCTGGACCGCCCGCGAGGAGGGGCTCTACATCCCCTCCTACGTGGCCGAGGCCAGCGAGGCCGTGGCCTTCATGGCACGCGAGGACAAGCGGGTGGATAAGACCTCAGGGGTTTCCCAGCGCCTGTCCATCAGCCTGCTCGAGCTCGTAGCCTCCAACGCCGAGCGCCGTGCCCTGCAGTACGGCGAGCGCACCGTGGCCCGTCCCATCGATCTCTACTTCGCCCTGCCCGCCATCACCGGTAAGATCGAGCTCGAGTACGAAGGCGAGCTGCAAGGGGCCGAGCGGGTGGCCCGCGACCTGCTGCTCAAAGCCTTCGCGACGGCCTACGGCGAGCGCTCCAAGGGGCTCAAGACCGATGAGATCGTCGATTACTTCACCCAGGGCAACCTGCTGACCCTACCCGAAGACGCCAGGGGCGCTCTGAGGGAGATGGAGCAGGTGCCCGGTCTGCTGGAAGCCGCCCGCCGCCTGGAAAGCCACAATACCCCCGAAGCCCTGGTGGCTGCGGGGGAATTCATCCTCGAGGGCCTGGCCGGCCGGCGCAAGATCGCACGGGGTGAGGAGAGCTACAGCGCCCCCATCGAGCGCGAGCGGGAGCGCTGGGGAAGCGGGAACTGA